The Strigops habroptila isolate Jane chromosome 8, bStrHab1.2.pri, whole genome shotgun sequence genome includes a window with the following:
- the GLUL gene encoding glutamine synthetase, giving the protein MATSASSQLSKAIKHMYMKLPQGEKVQAMYIWIDGTGEHLRCKTRTLDHEPKSLEDLPEWNFDGSSTFQAEGSNSDMYLRPAAMFRDPFRKDPNKLVLCEVFKYNRQSAESNLRHTCRRIMDMVSNQHPWFGMEQEYTLLGTDGHPFGWPSNGFPGPQGPYYCGVGADKAYGRDIVEAHYRACLYAGVKIGGTNAEVMPAQWEFQVGPCEGIEMGDHLWIARFILHRVCEDFGVVVSFDPKPIPGNWNGAGCHTNFSTKSMREDGGLKHIEEAIEKLSKRHQYHIRAYDPKGGLDNARRLTGFHETSNIHEFSAGVANRGASIRIPRNVGQEKKGYFEDRRPSANCDPYAVTEALVRTCLLNETGDEPFEYKN; this is encoded by the exons ATGGCCACTTCGGCAAGCTCCCAACTCAGCAAAGCCATTAAGCACATGTACATGAAGCTGCCACAGGGGGAGAAGGTCCAAGCCATGTACATCTGGATTGATGGGACAGGGGAGCACCTCCGCTGCAAAACCCGCACTCTGGACCACGAGCCCAAGAGCCTTGAAG ATCTCCCTGAGTGGAATTTTGATGGCTCCAGCACCTTCCAGGCTGAAGGCTCCAACAGTGACATGTACCTGCGACCTGCTGCCATGTTTCGGGACCCTTTTCGCAAGGATCCAAATAAACTAGTTCTCTGTGAGGTCTTTAAATACAACCGTCAGTCTGCAG AGTCAAATCTCCGACACACCTGCAGGCGGATTATGGATATGGTGTCCAACCAGCATCCCTGGTTTGGGATGGAGCAAGAGTACACTCTTCTGGGAACAGATGGACATCCATTTGGCTGGCCTTCCAACGGCTTCCCTGGACCCCAGG GTCCATACTACTGTGGTGTAGGGGCAGATAAAGCCTATGGCAGAGACATTGTGGAGGCCCACTACCGAGCGTGCCTTTATGCTGGTGTGAAAATTGGAGGAACCAATGCAGAAGTGATGCCAGCCCAG TGGGAGTTCCAGGTGGGACCATGCGAAGGGATTGAGATGGGGGATCACCTCTGGATTGCACGCTTCATCCTCCATCGGGTGTGCGAAGACTTTGGTGTCGTTGTGTCCTTCGATCCCAAACCCATCCCTGGGAACTGGAACGGTGCTGGCTGTCATACCAACTTCAGCACCAAGAGCATGAGGGAAGATGGAGGTCTCAA GCACATTGAAGAAGCCATCGAGAAGCTGAGCAAGCGTCACCAGTACCACATCCGTGCCTATGACCCCAAAGGGGGGCTTGACAATGCCAGGCGCCTGACTGGTTTCCACGAGACATCCAACATCCATGAGTTCTCCGCTGGCGTGGCCAACCGTGGCGCCAGCATCCGCATCCCCAGGAATGTGGGCCAGGAGAAAAAGGGCTACTTTGAGGACCGCCGGCCCTCTGCCAACTGTGATCCTTACGCTGTGACAGAGGCCCTCGTCCGCACGTGTCTCCTCAACGAAACTGGAGATGAGCCTTTTGAGTACAAAAACTAA